The following DNA comes from Rhea pennata isolate bPtePen1 chromosome 7, bPtePen1.pri, whole genome shotgun sequence.
AATTTATGTTTAGTCTTCTCTTGGGCTGCAGGTTGGAATTCTGTACTCCACTGCAAGTTCCATTTTGcacaaaatactttaattatATTCATATGAattgtttcttaattttgtcCCAGAATTTTGGAAACTCTCTTTCTTCAGAGAGTTCAGGAAAAGGCTTCTCAGGGCAATGTACTTCAGGTTGCATGTGACAAGCTATTAAACTTTGCTGTAGATGTGGGATTAAGTGAAAGAAGCAAATGGTAACATGCCTGACTTCTCATTTTGTGTGGATTTACTGAAGAAATTGGAAGCGAACATGTTTGAAATagcttgcttccttccttctgcagcttcagtcggtgtttcttttttcactttgcttctCAGTGATCCTCATCCTCTGCATTCTTACTTGGATGCTGTGTTCAGATGCACTTAATTCTGTCTGAGAATAACCTTTTACTTGTTTTCCAGAACAGTATCCCCTGTGACTTGTGTAAAGAACTTGTGACAGTGGCTGGCAAAGTCTTGAAGGACAATGGCACAGAGGTAAGCAGAGCTCCCCTTTCTTTGTTCAAAGGTGGTAGTTGGTTTTCTTGTCGCAAGATCTCAAGCAGAGGGGGTAGAAAAGTAATCTCCATGATGTTTGCCTAATCATGTGAATGCTGAAAGGAGCCAAAATACATAGGATAAAGCTTTTGAAAGGCATAGTCTAGTATTGACTGGCAAATTCTAGAGCTTTCCGTCTGTAACACATTTGTGATTAAATATTTAGTTCAATTTTTCTTGTGCCAGTGGGACATCTATCTTAGAAGGTAGGATACTCTGGTCTGTAGAAGTGGATGATGATGGACTCTTTCAACTGCATTACCCCTCCCCTTGTTCTGTTGTGAACCTAGAGCACTTTGTGTAAATAAATCTGTCCTAGTCTGTAATTTTGCCACGACTTCTTGCATTTAAATGGTACATGCTAGTAGGGCTCTATTTTCCAGGCTTGCAAGAAGTATTTGTTTTGATGCCAGCATGTCCAGCTGAAAATCCTGGCCTAGAGAAAATAGACCTGTAATGTGAAACCtttattctgattttgcttGCCAACTGTCTTGACCCAGTGGAGTCCAGGGACCTTTTTGGGCTTTGTGTTATGCCTTTTGAGAATGGAAAGAGCTCTTCTGATGTGTGTATGATGCCTATGACCCACCTTCTCTTGCAGGATGAGATTCGCTCTTACTTGGAGAAGACATGCGAGTTTCTTCCTGATCAAGGCCTTGTCTCTGAGTGCAAGGAAATTGTGGATTCCTACCTACCAGTTATCATGGATATGATCAAAGAAGAGCTAGTAAGTAGACAACTTGAACCTTTACAAATTGTTGGAAAATGTGCCCCTGTAGATGCCTGAGTTTCtctcctcagtaagtttgtgTATGATCCTTTCATCCTGTATTGATAACTAGTGTCATAATTAAATTTGTCAGTCTTATAAGCCACTATACAAACATTTGCCTTTATTATAACAAGCAGAGGATCCATAGGCTCTATCTGTTCTTTCTTGAtttacaaggaaagaaaaaatgtttaatgctTCAGACAAACCTGTGGAATCACCAAAAACCTGCTATATCTGAAAGCTGctgcagtaaatattttgaagttctCCTAAAGTTTCCTGGAGATAAACACTAGGTATTCTGAGGAAACCAGTTTAAATATGAAGACTGCTTCCTTGCTGTGAAACTTGCTTTGTGTCATGATTTTAAAGCTGAATGACTGTCAATAAATGTCATGCCAAAATGTCGTCAGTCTAGAGCTTTGTGTGTCTGTTATCTTCCTTAGGATAAACCTGAAGTAGTATGCAGCGCCCTTTCATTGTGCCAGTCCCTTCAGAAGCACCTTGCAGCAATGAAACTTCAGAAGCAGCTCCAGTCCAATAAGATACCAGAGCTGGACTTGTCTGAACTGACATCTCCATTCATGGCTAATGTGCCTCTTCTCCTTTACCCCCAGGACAAACCCAAGCAAGAGTCCAAGGTGAGGGTGCTGTAGTGTTAGTGTGCAGGAGTGAATGTTTTCCATTCTAGAGCGTTGGTGCTCCTTTGTGAGAGCTTATTGATGATTATTGGTAAGGGAGTGTCTTACTGGACTTGAATTAAGCCAGCACATCTCACTTGAACTGTGACTGTCCCACGGTGAATTTAGTGCTGCTGCATATAGACTGCTACCTTTTTCCTAATCTGTATATTTAAAGCTAAATAAGACAATAGCTTCAGCCACTATAGACTGTAGACATAATTTGGAGTTAACAACTGTGGTCTATTAAGACAAGTCTTGTGCTGGGCTGTTCCTATCCAGCTGTGGTAGTTGGGCAGGTCTTACTGGAGAAAACTTTCAAGAGCAACTTTGACAGTACTCAGGATTTTCCTGCATTCTAATTAATGTCTTGGCTGTGTCCTTCAGACAGCCACTTGTATCTGAATCCAAAGGTGACAAAGTGGATgggaaaagcactgaaaagctGGCAGAGGGACTAGATGAGACAATGAACCTGCAAGTATAGGTTGAGTCTTGATGATAAGCTTGGATCTGGAAGTGAAACAGTCAAGTGGGTAGCGAATGCTGTTGTACAGTATGCTCTGACTACATGGAGCGAATGGATCTATCCCAAATGCAGAGGCTTTCCTCTGTAATAAAACCAAGGGATTTTTGAAGACTTGATATCTTAGCAGTCATCTTGGGTTTTAGAGTTCAGCAGGTACCTCATCCCCATCTAGTGGCTGATGTGCTTACCACCACATCAtagcttgtttcttttcatgttgGCTCAGGTTTAAGCCTTCTGTGTAAGTATTTGTGAAAGTGtttataaaaactaaaatagctTCTGGATGTGCTGTGCAaaggtttctctctctttttttttttttttttttttttttccccctcccttacTCCAGGGGACTGGGGATGTCTGCAAAGACTGCATTCAACTAGTTACTGATCTTCAGGAAGCTGTGAGGACAAACTCCTCTTTTGTGAAGTCATTAGTGGCTCATGCCAAGGATGAGTGTGACCGTTTGGGACCTGGAATGTCTGATATGGTAAGTTATCTTTTGTTATGTAGGAACATAAAATAGCTTATGCCTTAGTCCTTTCAATGtaatttctatttaataaaacaaaagagaatgCATAAACTGTAGGATATGGTGCACTGTGTAATGGCTCAGTGCTCTCCAGCCAAAAAGTAGCAGGGAGaggtgagagaaagaaaacctgcTAGCCTGTAAAGGCATTTTTTTGTCATAATGACCTGCCAAGTTAGCATTGTAATATCATTGAAGGGGAGTGCACTGATGAGAAAAGGACTTGTGAGATAAGAATCTTGCATGTGCAATGCTTGAGTAACATGAAATGCCATGTTGTGTTTGGGGCAAGCCCTAGAAGGCAGCAACATAGTTATTTAGCAGGACAGGTAAATAATACTATGAGAAGTATTAAAGGAAGACAAACTGGATAGCTGAAATGActtacagcaatatttttttcctttctgcagtgcaAGAGTTATATCTCAGAATATTCTGATTTGGCTATCCAAATGATGATGCACATGGTAAGATCTGCAGAATGTAGTAATTGTTGTCGGTtcacttttctgctttgtgtAGCTAACTTATTTGGAAAATCACTTAATTTAACAATAAAACTCTGGGGAGTGCTCTTGGCCTAAGTCTTAGTATTAATTCTATGAACTTAGCATTTAATCAGATAGTAGATTTGGTCTCAGGCTTTGTACTTCAGCTTTTTTCACTACCTATTTGACAGTGCAAAGGCTCTCTAGTCCTTTAAGACACAGTAAAAGAATCATTATGTACATTCCTCTCTACTCTTATCTCAGTCTTGTGCTTACTTCATTTTTAGCCTCAAAATACTATCTAAGCATGTTGGAGTTGGTTTGCCAAGTAGAGTACGTGGCTGACTCAAACACTTGCCTTAAACAGTATGTACAGGATTTGAATTACTTCCTGTATGATTTAACTGCCTGAATTTGACCAgtggcttttgttttcagttcatgAAGGCTATTAAATCTGTGCATATGCTGTTTGGGAGGGAATGCATACCTATTCCAACAAGAGTTGGTTTCCAGTTCTGAAATCTGCATCTGACTAAATGTCCTTTGAACTCTTTGGAGGCAGACTTACTCAGAATGCTTTAGTAGTTTGAAATAAATCATACGGGTTAGCACTGTACAGTTCAATGCGAGTTGCTCTAGCACTGCCAGAGCTTAAGTGGTAGGTGTTTGGGGTGGGGAGTACATCACATTCCATCTTCATGGAAAGAGCATATggttcaaatgctttttttttcttaacttatCTCTAATTTCTCCTATCTTTCTGTCTCCAATCTCCCCTGTCAACAGAAGGATCAGGTAGGTGAGCAACATGCCTGTGGTGATACCTTGCTTTTCTGTTAAAGGGCTTGTAGTTCACTTGCTATTAGTTGTATACGTGGTGTGATTGTACTCAGTTTTGACAGATACAAGGGATATTTATGGGATTGAAATAGGGAAAGAACGAGAGACTTCCTTCAGTGGATCAGTCCTATTTCCAGCTCCAGACACCAGTTTGTATGATGCTAAGATTTAAGCTTGATTACGGCTTGGCCAGTGGTGCAGAAAGTATGGTTACCTTCGTATAAGAAAGATGTGGAAAATGTATGCCACCAGCTCCTGCCAGCTTCTGGTTTTAAATTTGGGGTCAAAAGGGCTTGAGCGAAGCTGTCCCTGGCACTTCTGTTGGGTGACCTTTAAAACTAGGTTGGTGGTATAGATGTTCAGGGTGTATGAATTAGAGGATGAAGGAGGCCTTTAGACTCCTGCTTCCTGGAGCTGTTCaggcttttaattaaaaacagtccTGGGGAACCTTGTGTCTGTCATCTCTCTGTGAGAGAATGTGTGTATGTGGTGGTACTGTAGCATTAATACCTGGAAGTGCTTATTACAATGCATGAACCAAAGGGCTTGACTTAAAGGTACTGCCTGATGTAGTCTGAAGCAGTGCTGTGTCTCTGAGTTACTGCTTTTGCCTGTGCATGAGGTTATGGCACGATACATACACATGTAAGCCTCTGCTGTATGCAGCTTGATGCCCTGGTGACAGGGTGGAGTGTGATACTGTCTGGGGGACTGAAATAACTTAGCTTAAACAGCCTTTCTAAGGGGAAACTAAAGCTTATGCATTGCTCTGTACATATTCTCTTACTTTGTGCTAGTATAATGTGGCCTCTTGCAGTAGTTTCTACCTTGTATGTTTAGcacttattttcttatttagtaatgttttcaaaaaccTTTGAGAAGGACTCAAAGCCCTTTGAAAGgctttgttctgctgctttttcttgtgAGAAGAACACTCAAAATGCTATTCTTGTAGACTTTTGTAGAGGGGATTCCTGTAGGGTTTGGCTTTAAGATGGGTTAACTTCTGTTTCTTATAGGCTGTGGCCAGTAATTATGCAGGGATGTATGTTACAGattacataaaaataacctTATTCTGTGCTTTAAAGAAGGTAGTTTGTGGATGGAAATTCTCTTCTAGGCGTTTGTTTTACTTCTTAGGTGACTTGAAGCCAGGATAATTAGCATCTTCTATATGGTAACTTAAGACTTTGGGAGGGGGGAGCAGCTTCATGGATGCAGGTCTGATGTTGTGATGGTGGTGGCCTGTCTGGTGTTGGTGGTTTTTAAGTCAACTCCTTTGTAAAGGGCTTTCATACTGTGCTAGCTCATGGTAAGTGGGTTTTTAATGGATATGTCCTAACCTCTTAAAATTGCTTAATGAAACTAGAAGTTTCACCTGGTTGCTGTCCTACCTGTAACCATATCCAGTGCTTTCATTATACTTGAAATAGAAGTAGTCTTGAAGCATACCTTTAAAAGGCTCTGTCACAACCTATGGTCTGTATCCTCTTTGCCCTCACACATGCACCACAAAAAGGGCAAAGAGTCATCTAGACACTTTAACTGattataccttttttttccagcaaccAAAGGACATTTGTGCCATGGTTGGGTTCTGTCCTTCTTTGAAATCTGTTCCTCTTCAGACACTAGTGCCAGCTCAAGTGGTTCATGAAGTAAAAACGGAAACTGTGGAGGTAAGATGGGCTGCATAGTACTCTCGGCAGCTTTGTGGTCCCTGTTGCTTTGCTGTAATAAACTAGATGAAGCAGAAAGACTTGAGTGTGTAGAATTTTCCAAACCACAGTCGTGGTCTCTTCCTGTTCCTGAGGCTCTTCTGTGAGGTAGAAGAGCTGACTGATTTGTTAGAATGGCAGAGCTTATGTCAAACCAAAGCTATAAGGTATTACTTTAGGATTAAAGTAGAACTCTTGTTTTAGCATTGAAGTACAGCAGCCCTTTTAAATCAGGGGGTGAAACTTGCTAAATTTGGGATTTGCTCAATATTTGGAGTTACCCTTCaatccctttaaaaaaataaaaaataaagacagcaaTGCTCATACAGATGAGGGTGGTCAGAGCCTGAACTCTGAAACTCAGTTTGGACAAAGCACCTTAGCTTCCGGGTGGCCTTTGGGTTGAAAATTATGCTgagttttctcaaaaaaaagccttttgagGACCCTTTTAACTTCTGATTAACAGACTGTGAATGGAATCTCCAAGTCCCTCTATGTCTGGACTTCTTGTGCAAGCAGGAGGAAGCTCTCATCTCTAGTcttcagctgtttaaaaaaaaaaaaaaaaaaaaaaaaacaaaacacccttTTACTTCACTTCAGCCACTGTGGGGATGCTTCCTATTCCATGTTCATAGAATCAGCTTCCTTTCTTAAATGAGCAAGTGGTCTCTTAACTAACTGTACAAAATACTGCTCGTtcacaaagactttttttcctgggattttTGAGGCTTTGGGCTTCTGTGATCTTTTGAATTCGGCTCATAAACTGACTAGCTAGGTAAATGAGATGTCATGCATCTGAATTTAAATGCTCTTAAACTTAGTTGTCCATGTCAGATGTGGTCAAGTGTTGACTTACTGTTTTGTATAAATATTATCTTTATAATACTTAGAAAACATCGGTTCAAGAGAAGACATTTTCTGTATGTGAAATATGTGAGACCGTGGTGAAGGAAGTGACTGGCCTGTTGGAGAGCAACAAGACAGAGGTGTGTTAGAGGTGAAAACAGTAACTCTTTCAAAGCTTTGACTAGATTTGTGCTGTATTATTGCTGCTTTGGAGGTGGAAGGTTGTTCATTTATTGCTTACTTTTGTGCAAGCAAGATTTCTGCCCTCTTAGGGCAGGACAAATAAGTAAGCAAATGTACATAAAATTGAGTTGAATTTCTATTTCCTCATGTGCCACGAATACTTCATTATGCTCCAGGAGGAGATTGTACATGAAATGGAGGTGATCTGTTACCTGTTTCCGGCAAGCGTAAAAGACCAGTGCAAAGACTTCATAGAAGTCTATGGCCAGGCTGTGATTGACATGCTCTTGGAAGCAACAAGTCCTGAAGCTGTGTGTGTTATGCTGAAGTGCTGTGCAATCAACAAGCCTCCTCAGCCAGGTCAGTAATGTGCAATCAGTGTTGTTGCAGAATGAGCTGCTTACCTGTGATTGTATCTTCTGTCAAGGGCCCAT
Coding sequences within:
- the PSAP gene encoding prosaposin; translation: MARRLLCLLGLLAAAVASPLLWQKDCVKGPEVWCQSLRTASQCGAVKHCQQTVWSKPTVNSIPCDLCKELVTVAGKVLKDNGTEDEIRSYLEKTCEFLPDQGLVSECKEIVDSYLPVIMDMIKEELDKPEVVCSALSLCQSLQKHLAAMKLQKQLQSNKIPELDLSELTSPFMANVPLLLYPQDKPKQESKGTGDVCKDCIQLVTDLQEAVRTNSSFVKSLVAHAKDECDRLGPGMSDMCKSYISEYSDLAIQMMMHMQPKDICAMVGFCPSLKSVPLQTLVPAQVVHEVKTETVEKTSVQEKTFSVCEICETVVKEVTGLLESNKTEEEIVHEMEVICYLFPASVKDQCKDFIEVYGQAVIDMLLEATSPEAVCVMLKCCAINKPPQPVLMKPAGGFCDVCKMVVAYADKELEKNATTAEIEALLEKVCHFLPSSVTDQCVQFVEQYEPVVVQLLAEMMDPTFVCTKLGVCASAKQPLLGDDACVWGPGYWCKNMETAAQCNAVDHCKRHVWN